From Gimesia panareensis, the proteins below share one genomic window:
- a CDS encoding type I restriction endonuclease subunit R, giving the protein MKIRQGPEFKDVQKPAYELLRDQFGYVYQSAKSLEAERSNISDVILTKRLTESLKAINPGLSDNGVRQAIDVLRQPLAKSLIEANEVSHNLISRWVTVDEFENGKPVGRSVRFIDFDNPENNEFLVTDEFVVKGPKHTRRMDLVIFVNGIPIVIAECKQPGDSHGITKAVHDLQAYQDVENGVVRLFHTAFLLLALKKHDAQYGTVNTPLNRYAQWKTIYPLSKVELEKQLGYKPTKQDQLIAGMLSKDNLLDLLRNFVVFDRQGGKVIKKVARYQQFEAVNRVIDRVTNPNSKEPRNERGGIVWHTQGSGKSLTMLWLCLKLRRQKHLDNPTLLIVTDRRDLDRQITETFLNCGFDNPIRASRVAHLRKLLTGPQGQTVMTTVQKFRDEVDIQKGSQHPVLSKSDNIFVLIDEAHRSEYGRFHAHMRRSLPNACLFGFTGTPIPRTTMVFGSYIHKYTMPKSVEDGATVPILYEARMPELAIWGKKIDPIFDAQFSELTPDQRERLKKQEVTERKLSMAADRISKIAYDIADHYRSNFEPDGFKAQVATCSQEAAAAYYHELSKYFPERVAVLISGTQDKGSELNDLKDKFADEETIIDSFKKDGVDRLAMIIVVDKYLTGFDAPVERVLYLDKPLKEHNLLQAIARVNRPMPEKDKTWGLIVDYWGVAGFLDNALEVFSEDLQVSDALCKRDNDSAYETLKQRKTDVFALFKDGLTRDEIEPWILALDKEDIRAIFLARYREFYKALEQLLPDDRALTFLGDFAWLRRVRKEMLNFYQDEEDTELPDCSAKVRELINQHVRAEDVTVLLEPVDVLDANFGQEVDKLHSSRAKASRMEHAVKRTITIKMHEDPAFYESLQDRLEGIIEDWKAKRIDDVAEFQLLSSLRDDLVSGQQQSAESVGLEPGPYAIYGLLNQHLGEEPDNNDEKLKDLATVVFETLESEAVIDWTTKDDVQREMKRKVKRQLRLADCPADKIDELTTVVMDLARVRLG; this is encoded by the coding sequence GCAAGCGATTGATGTACTCAGGCAACCACTGGCTAAAAGTCTCATCGAAGCAAATGAAGTCAGCCATAATCTGATTTCCCGCTGGGTTACTGTGGACGAGTTCGAAAATGGCAAACCAGTCGGACGGAGTGTAAGATTTATCGACTTCGACAACCCGGAAAATAATGAATTCCTGGTCACCGATGAGTTCGTTGTGAAGGGACCGAAACACACACGTCGCATGGACTTGGTCATATTCGTAAACGGCATCCCTATCGTTATTGCTGAATGTAAGCAACCAGGTGACTCTCACGGAATCACAAAAGCAGTCCATGATCTCCAGGCATATCAGGACGTCGAGAATGGAGTAGTACGCCTCTTCCATACTGCCTTTTTGCTTTTGGCATTGAAGAAACACGATGCTCAATACGGGACGGTTAATACACCGCTGAACCGATATGCCCAATGGAAGACGATCTACCCGCTTAGTAAAGTAGAACTTGAAAAACAGCTTGGATACAAACCTACAAAACAGGACCAACTCATTGCCGGGATGCTGAGCAAAGATAACCTGCTGGACCTGCTCCGAAACTTTGTGGTCTTCGATCGGCAAGGAGGCAAGGTCATCAAAAAAGTGGCCCGATACCAGCAGTTTGAAGCAGTCAACCGAGTCATTGACCGGGTAACAAACCCGAACAGTAAAGAACCTCGAAACGAACGGGGAGGTATTGTCTGGCATACCCAGGGAAGCGGCAAGAGTCTTACAATGCTGTGGCTCTGTTTGAAACTCCGACGCCAGAAACACCTTGATAATCCCACACTGCTCATTGTTACGGACAGACGGGATCTGGACCGACAGATCACAGAGACTTTTCTGAACTGCGGGTTCGATAATCCGATTCGTGCTTCTCGGGTTGCCCACCTTCGAAAACTGCTCACAGGCCCTCAAGGTCAGACCGTGATGACCACAGTCCAGAAATTCCGGGATGAAGTCGACATTCAGAAAGGCAGCCAACACCCAGTCCTCAGTAAGAGTGATAACATCTTTGTTCTAATCGACGAGGCCCACCGTAGCGAATACGGCAGATTTCACGCTCATATGAGACGGTCATTGCCCAACGCCTGTCTATTTGGTTTCACAGGAACTCCGATTCCAAGAACTACAATGGTCTTTGGCTCCTACATCCATAAATACACGATGCCAAAGTCTGTAGAAGACGGGGCAACCGTCCCGATTCTATATGAAGCCCGTATGCCTGAACTGGCGATTTGGGGCAAAAAAATAGATCCCATTTTTGATGCCCAGTTCTCCGAATTAACTCCGGATCAGCGTGAGCGGTTGAAAAAACAGGAGGTCACGGAACGAAAGCTGTCTATGGCGGCAGATCGGATCTCTAAAATCGCCTACGATATAGCAGACCATTATAGATCAAACTTTGAACCTGACGGATTCAAAGCCCAGGTCGCAACGTGTTCACAAGAAGCAGCAGCAGCGTATTACCACGAGCTGAGTAAATACTTTCCCGAGCGTGTCGCAGTACTGATCTCCGGAACCCAGGACAAGGGGAGCGAGCTAAACGACCTGAAGGATAAGTTCGCGGATGAAGAAACCATTATTGACAGCTTTAAAAAAGATGGTGTCGATCGCCTGGCGATGATCATCGTAGTCGACAAATACCTGACAGGATTTGATGCTCCGGTCGAACGTGTACTCTACCTCGACAAACCGCTCAAGGAACACAACCTGTTACAGGCCATCGCACGTGTTAATCGTCCCATGCCGGAAAAGGATAAAACCTGGGGATTGATCGTAGATTACTGGGGAGTAGCAGGATTTCTCGACAATGCATTGGAAGTATTTTCAGAGGACCTGCAGGTTTCAGATGCTCTTTGTAAGCGTGATAATGATTCAGCCTATGAAACTTTGAAACAGAGGAAGACAGACGTTTTCGCTCTCTTCAAGGACGGATTGACACGAGATGAGATTGAACCCTGGATTCTGGCACTGGACAAAGAAGATATCAGAGCAATCTTTCTGGCACGCTATCGCGAGTTCTATAAAGCCCTGGAACAACTTCTACCTGATGATCGAGCACTCACCTTTCTTGGAGACTTTGCCTGGTTAAGGAGAGTCCGAAAGGAAATGTTAAACTTTTACCAGGATGAAGAAGATACCGAACTCCCTGATTGCAGTGCAAAGGTGAGGGAACTAATCAACCAACACGTTCGAGCGGAAGACGTAACCGTTCTGCTGGAGCCGGTTGATGTGCTTGATGCCAATTTTGGTCAGGAAGTCGATAAACTACATTCGTCGCGGGCCAAAGCCAGCAGAATGGAACATGCGGTCAAACGAACAATTACGATCAAGATGCACGAGGATCCTGCATTCTACGAATCCCTACAAGATCGCCTGGAAGGAATCATAGAGGATTGGAAAGCCAAACGAATTGACGACGTGGCAGAGTTTCAGCTGCTCTCCTCTTTACGCGATGATCTGGTATCAGGCCAGCAGCAATCCGCAGAGTCAGTTGGACTTGAGCCAGGGCCATATGCGATCTACGGGCTTCTCAACCAACACCTCGGAGAAGAACCGGACAATAATGATGAAAAGTTGAAAGACCTGGCAACAGTAGTCTTCGAAACTCTGGAGTCTGAGGCAGTGATCGACTGGACCACGAAGGATGATGTTCAGCGTGAAATGAAGCGGAAAGTAAAACGTCAATTACGTTTAGCTGACTGCCCTGCGGATAAAATTGATGAACTCACGACGGTTGTGATGGATCTGGCACGAGTGAGACTGGGATGA
- a CDS encoding M48 family metallopeptidase — protein sequence MINHGHVKFGNTTIAYDYSRSPHRNTISVNVHPDGTVSVEAPKGMRKNRIAEAVYAKKIWILNQQEYFRRLLRSRTKHFVSGESFLYLGRQYKLLVLTGSEDNIPTVRLYRGNLEVRVPADLNQKTRIDYIQNSLFDWYRNKALDRLESLTHKYARNLGVDVESVRVREMQRRWGSANNSGRITFNWKIILAPKWLLEYVVAHEVCHLKYDDHSKEFWKLLERTMPDYERRRIKLAVNGPKYDLRKVNDSRSK from the coding sequence ATGATAAATCATGGTCATGTTAAGTTTGGCAACACAACAATTGCGTACGATTACAGTCGTTCGCCACATCGGAATACGATTTCCGTCAACGTTCACCCTGATGGAACGGTGAGTGTTGAAGCTCCAAAGGGAATGCGGAAAAACCGGATAGCCGAAGCGGTATATGCCAAGAAAATCTGGATTCTGAACCAGCAAGAATACTTTCGTCGATTGCTCAGATCTCGGACAAAGCACTTCGTCAGTGGGGAATCTTTCCTATACCTGGGTCGCCAATATAAACTTCTAGTTCTCACAGGAAGTGAAGATAACATCCCCACCGTCAGATTGTATCGTGGTAATCTTGAAGTCAGGGTTCCAGCGGATCTGAATCAGAAAACGCGGATCGATTACATCCAGAACTCGCTTTTCGACTGGTACCGTAATAAAGCACTGGATCGCCTTGAATCCTTGACTCATAAATACGCACGTAATCTCGGTGTAGATGTCGAGTCAGTCCGAGTTCGAGAAATGCAGCGACGATGGGGGAGTGCCAATAACTCTGGAAGGATTACATTTAACTGGAAGATCATCCTGGCACCTAAGTGGCTTCTGGAATATGTCGTTGCACATGAAGTGTGCCACCTGAAGTATGATGACCACTCAAAGGAGTTCTGGAAACTACTGGAACGGACCATGCCTGACTATGAGAGAAGGCGTATAAAGCTGGCAGTGAATGGACCGAAGTATGACCTAAGGAAAGTAAATGACAGCAGATCAAAATAA
- a CDS encoding DUF932 domain-containing protein, with protein MSHELATTNGQSSLMYVGAPPWHRLGTKLDEPATAAEAIEAAGLNYRVDLRPLVTEEGLPVPQRKAVVRSDSNAVLGVVGNSYQPVQNHQCFGFLDSVVSDGRLRYHTAGALGQGERVWMLAKIPGEIRIKDSEDVTEQYLLLSNSHDGSSALRMYFTPIRVVCANTLGVAERRSRGQGVSIMHKGNLSSKVAEAQNVLGFAKRFYDNLDDNINRLAHHYPSRKQLDNYFSTLYPETPDSKNQRVKNIRKNLEYLFENGRGQNILETKLTSWAAFNAVTEFVDHHRSTRGKTEDEKISRRFESSWFGSGARLKAAAWSAALEMVG; from the coding sequence ATGTCACACGAACTCGCAACAACAAATGGTCAATCATCATTAATGTATGTTGGTGCCCCTCCCTGGCACCGACTTGGAACAAAATTAGATGAACCAGCGACAGCTGCTGAGGCTATCGAAGCGGCAGGCTTAAACTACCGGGTTGACCTTCGCCCATTAGTAACTGAAGAAGGTCTTCCAGTTCCCCAGCGAAAAGCAGTCGTTCGAAGCGACTCTAATGCCGTTCTGGGAGTTGTTGGGAACAGTTATCAGCCGGTTCAAAATCACCAATGCTTTGGTTTCCTGGATTCTGTCGTGAGTGATGGACGACTTCGCTACCACACCGCTGGAGCTCTTGGCCAAGGGGAAAGAGTCTGGATGTTGGCCAAAATCCCTGGTGAAATTCGAATCAAGGACTCCGAGGATGTGACCGAGCAATACCTATTGCTGAGTAATTCTCATGATGGCAGTTCCGCCCTGAGGATGTATTTTACGCCCATTCGAGTTGTTTGTGCAAATACCCTGGGAGTGGCAGAACGACGTAGTCGGGGGCAAGGCGTCTCGATTATGCACAAGGGGAACCTGTCTTCCAAAGTCGCAGAGGCTCAGAACGTCTTGGGCTTTGCGAAGCGATTCTACGATAACCTGGATGATAATATTAATCGGCTGGCTCATCATTATCCGAGTCGAAAACAATTGGATAATTACTTCTCAACTCTTTATCCAGAGACTCCCGATTCAAAGAATCAACGGGTGAAAAACATCCGAAAAAACCTGGAATACCTGTTCGAAAATGGGAGAGGGCAGAATATCCTTGAAACAAAACTCACAAGCTGGGCAGCTTTCAACGCTGTGACTGAATTCGTGGATCACCATCGGTCCACACGTGGAAAAACTGAAGATGAAAAAATCAGTCGCCGCTTCGAATCTTCCTGGTTTGGAAGTGGTGCCCGACTAAAAGCGGCTGCCTGGAGTGCTGCCTTGGAAATGGTGGGATAA
- a CDS encoding metallophosphoesterase family protein has translation MEKQKQSGRLIAIGDIHGHKLALQALLAQISPGKSDTIVTLGDYVNRGPDSCGVIETLLTLQGRCRLIPILGNHEEMMLDSQDDCHAEQRWRYQGGETTLQSYGEDTGVNQIPQEHWDFLSHCSPYYETEPFIFTHANYCWYSSLDQQPPSLLRWLSLEESEPRPHISGKKVILGHTPGDIREYNFCCCIDTGCGFGGLLTAMDVNSKEIWQVTESGEIVTSDIS, from the coding sequence TTGGAGAAGCAAAAGCAATCTGGTCGACTGATCGCAATCGGAGATATTCACGGCCATAAATTGGCGTTGCAGGCGTTGCTGGCCCAGATTAGCCCCGGAAAAAGTGACACCATTGTCACGCTGGGAGACTATGTTAACCGGGGGCCTGACAGTTGCGGAGTGATTGAAACACTCCTGACTCTCCAGGGGCGATGTCGACTGATACCAATCCTGGGAAACCATGAAGAAATGATGTTGGACAGTCAAGATGATTGTCATGCAGAACAGCGTTGGCGTTACCAGGGGGGAGAAACCACTTTACAATCTTATGGAGAGGATACTGGGGTAAACCAGATTCCCCAAGAGCACTGGGATTTTCTTTCCCACTGCTCTCCGTATTACGAGACGGAACCCTTCATATTCACCCATGCCAATTATTGCTGGTATTCATCTCTAGATCAGCAGCCCCCCTCTCTCCTCCGTTGGCTATCCTTGGAAGAATCTGAGCCACGACCACATATCAGTGGTAAAAAAGTTATTCTGGGACATACTCCAGGGGATATTCGAGAATATAACTTTTGTTGCTGCATTGATACCGGGTGTGGCTTTGGGGGATTATTGACGGCGATGGATGTCAATTCAAAAGAGATCTGGCAAGTAACCGAGTCAGGTGAAATAGTGACATCAGACATTTCTTGA
- a CDS encoding RecB family exonuclease: MKMRTRPHWSFSALNQYLRCPLQYYFERVLRIPRKSVGSGLIFGSAVHNALAVYHQSLQRGEDPDWQQIQQEYLETWLFREDEQTVEYKPKESRDDLIAQGLELLKLYCEEPPPQEIVSVEHRCYIPLSNSEGDYLVTPLIAIADLVTREIEGCLKITEFKTSGRAYGEFEVEKSLQATCYVNMLWEGFGEWASVEFTVLVKTKTPKIQRLKTARNEDDIGRLGDLVETVERAVENEIFYPIETPVNCSMCAFRKECREWKPRKTVTEQNPELVELNGVEVC, from the coding sequence ATGAAAATGAGAACAAGGCCACACTGGAGCTTTAGTGCTCTGAATCAGTATCTCCGCTGTCCACTCCAATATTACTTCGAACGCGTTCTCCGGATTCCCAGGAAATCTGTCGGCAGTGGTCTGATCTTTGGTTCTGCGGTTCACAATGCCTTAGCTGTTTACCACCAAAGTTTACAACGTGGAGAAGACCCGGATTGGCAACAGATCCAACAGGAATATCTCGAAACCTGGCTTTTTCGAGAAGATGAGCAGACCGTTGAATATAAGCCCAAAGAATCCCGAGATGACCTGATCGCACAAGGATTAGAACTCCTGAAGCTTTATTGTGAGGAGCCTCCTCCCCAGGAAATCGTCTCTGTTGAACATCGGTGTTATATTCCTCTTTCTAATAGCGAAGGAGATTACCTGGTAACACCACTGATTGCGATTGCGGATCTGGTCACTCGTGAAATAGAGGGATGCTTGAAGATCACCGAGTTTAAAACCTCAGGCCGAGCCTATGGTGAATTTGAAGTAGAAAAATCGCTCCAAGCGACCTGTTATGTCAACATGCTCTGGGAAGGTTTTGGAGAATGGGCTTCCGTAGAATTTACCGTTCTGGTGAAAACGAAAACACCCAAAATCCAGCGGTTGAAAACGGCTCGTAACGAGGATGATATCGGGAGACTCGGGGATCTCGTCGAGACTGTGGAACGTGCAGTGGAGAATGAGATTTTTTATCCCATCGAGACTCCAGTCAATTGTTCTATGTGTGCCTTCCGCAAGGAATGTCGGGAATGGAAACCGAGAAAGACAGTCACAGAACAAAACCCAGAGTTGGTTGAACTAAATGGAGTTGAAGTATGCTGA
- a CDS encoding helix-turn-helix transcriptional regulator — translation MLNLIQSRGRWNLKAMSTELGCSTRTIQRDLEVLEFAGVPWYIDASDKSYRVRSDFRFPTLMLTHDETIGQVIATALTNASGLDIGPGASPTTRKLAATSNDEIQQIIADAARIIEVFDLKLVDHSQHHGIIRTLQSALLEGNKVTGRYDSPYEDKTLRLTIHPYRLCLIKQAWYVIGHIEGETRAKTFRVARFKTARQLEQAALIPDQFDLREHFGNAWSVYRGDTSYDIRLRFEPQAARVVTETVWHHTQEVKQNRDGSATLSFTVDGLDEILNWILSWSGKVRVDAPNELRVLLVQTLEKAIQIHSESDSE, via the coding sequence GTGCTCAATCTAATTCAATCGAGAGGCCGATGGAACTTGAAAGCCATGTCTACCGAACTGGGATGCTCCACACGAACGATTCAACGAGATCTCGAAGTTTTGGAATTTGCTGGAGTTCCCTGGTACATAGATGCTTCTGATAAAAGTTACCGGGTTCGCTCAGACTTCCGCTTTCCCACCTTAATGCTGACCCATGATGAAACCATCGGCCAAGTGATCGCCACAGCCCTCACAAATGCTTCGGGACTTGATATAGGCCCCGGAGCCAGTCCAACTACTCGAAAGTTGGCAGCAACATCAAATGACGAAATACAGCAGATCATTGCTGATGCCGCTCGAATCATTGAAGTGTTTGATCTCAAACTCGTAGACCACAGCCAACATCATGGAATTATTCGAACACTGCAGTCAGCTTTGCTGGAAGGGAATAAAGTCACCGGAAGGTATGATTCACCTTACGAGGACAAGACTTTACGTCTGACGATTCACCCCTATCGCCTCTGCTTGATCAAGCAAGCCTGGTATGTGATAGGGCATATTGAAGGAGAAACGAGGGCCAAAACCTTCAGGGTTGCCCGCTTCAAAACAGCTCGACAACTGGAGCAAGCGGCGTTGATTCCCGATCAATTTGATCTCCGTGAGCATTTCGGAAACGCTTGGTCTGTCTATCGTGGCGATACTTCATACGACATCCGGCTCAGATTTGAGCCACAGGCTGCCAGGGTCGTTACGGAAACAGTCTGGCATCACACTCAAGAGGTGAAACAGAATCGTGATGGTTCTGCGACGCTCAGTTTTACCGTTGATGGCCTTGATGAAATTTTGAACTGGATTTTGTCCTGGTCAGGAAAAGTGAGAGTGGATGCTCCTAATGAACTCAGAGTCCTACTAGTTCAGACTCTCGAAAAAGCAATCCAAATTCATTCAGAATCTGATTCTGAATGA
- a CDS encoding IS1380 family transposase, translating to MGDSQNQDLRVSFDSRLKLKFCGSQVTTDAGLLAYRELDAALGLTEMGGDVLSDSRPGRNKQHQLVPLLRQSIYSRLAGYEDVNDAERLCVDPVLRHVVGGRASQPDKQAASSSEVGRFETQILSTQRNLTALMKLSGRWINNLHRRRPLKELILDLDSSVSETYGRQQGAAYNGHFACLCYHPLFLFNQHGDLEYAMLRRGNKASAKYWRKVLLPVIERYRHLDIPKFFRGDAAFAIPALYRVLEKADYRYAIRLKANAVLEREISHLLTRPVGRPSHKPKVCYHSFQYQAKSWQRSRRVVAKVEWHAGELFPRVGFIVTNLNQHSKNVVKFYNGRGTAEQWIKEGKNAVRWTKLSCRTFKDNQARLQLFALAYNLGNFLRRLALPKPIQNWSLTTLREKLVKVGAKVTRHAKYVFFQLAEVAVPRRLFAAILDRIARLAIPPPVTHDVKRKYIK from the coding sequence ATGGGTGACAGCCAAAACCAGGATTTACGGGTCAGTTTTGACAGCCGATTGAAGCTGAAGTTCTGCGGCAGTCAGGTCACCACCGATGCGGGACTACTGGCCTATCGGGAACTGGATGCAGCGCTCGGTCTGACGGAAATGGGCGGAGATGTGCTGAGCGATTCACGCCCGGGCCGCAACAAGCAGCACCAACTCGTGCCGCTGTTGCGTCAGTCGATCTACAGCCGACTGGCAGGCTACGAAGATGTCAATGACGCTGAGCGCTTGTGTGTGGACCCGGTGCTACGCCACGTGGTTGGCGGAAGGGCGAGTCAGCCGGATAAACAAGCGGCGTCAAGCAGCGAGGTGGGCCGTTTCGAGACGCAGATACTCAGCACGCAGCGCAATCTCACGGCACTGATGAAGCTCTCCGGACGCTGGATCAACAACCTCCACCGGCGGCGACCGCTCAAAGAACTCATCCTGGATCTGGACAGCTCGGTCAGTGAGACCTACGGCCGGCAACAGGGCGCGGCCTACAACGGCCACTTTGCATGCCTCTGTTACCATCCGCTGTTTCTGTTCAACCAGCATGGTGATCTGGAGTACGCGATGCTGCGGCGTGGCAACAAGGCCAGCGCGAAATACTGGCGGAAGGTGCTACTGCCGGTGATCGAACGGTATCGGCATTTGGACATTCCGAAGTTCTTCCGCGGCGATGCGGCGTTCGCCATTCCAGCGCTGTATCGTGTGCTGGAGAAAGCAGACTATCGTTACGCCATTCGCCTCAAAGCCAACGCCGTATTGGAGCGGGAAATCTCGCATTTGCTCACCCGTCCGGTCGGACGGCCTTCCCACAAGCCCAAGGTCTGTTATCACAGCTTCCAATATCAAGCAAAATCATGGCAGCGATCGCGTCGCGTGGTGGCCAAAGTTGAGTGGCACGCAGGCGAACTGTTCCCGCGTGTTGGATTCATCGTGACCAACTTGAACCAGCACTCGAAGAACGTCGTGAAGTTCTACAACGGTCGGGGCACCGCCGAGCAGTGGATCAAGGAAGGCAAGAACGCCGTCAGATGGACGAAGCTCTCCTGCCGGACGTTCAAAGACAACCAAGCTCGGTTGCAACTGTTCGCCTTAGCTTATAACCTCGGCAATTTCCTGCGGCGGCTGGCCTTGCCCAAGCCTATACAGAACTGGTCGCTGACGACGCTGCGGGAGAAGCTGGTCAAGGTTGGGGCCAAGGTAACCCGGCATGCCAAGTACGTATTCTTTCAACTGGCCGAAGTGGCTGTGCCACGGAGATTGTTCGCCGCAATTCTTGATCGGATTGCACGACTGGCAATTCCGCCGCCGGTCACGCATGACGTGAAGCGGAAGTATATCAAATAG